In Gemmatimonadota bacterium, the DNA window TTTCTCCGCGGAACAGCGCTTCGCAGTGATCCAGGACGCCTCGTACCACGGGTTCCGAATCGTACAGGCGCTTGCCGATATCCCGCCATCCGTCGTCCCAACTATCATATACGAACGCCACCTTCGGCGCAGCCGCGGCCACATTGATCGAGTTCGACTCGACGGAATCTAAACTGGCCTCATTCGACGCGAGTTCCTCCAGTCCTTCGCGGAGCGTTGCAACACTACGAAACACCACGCCGTTCCGGCAATTGAAATGGCTTCTTCCCATGCTCGCGGTCCAGGCCATGTCCGCCAGGAACTCCTCTTCCGATTCCGCGCCCGAACCGGCCGGGAGATTTCGATCCAGCCAGGACAGGTAACTTCCGGCGAGTTCCCTGAGTGCCGCCGGGTTCTTGCCCGAGAGTGGCAGAAGCCGATACGTCCGCTCCACGGGGCGCTCGTTGTCTCGTTGCGGTTCCGGGACGCCCGGAGGCAGTTTCAACGCGACGGTTTGCGGGGCGCCGGCCGCTTCGATCTCAGTTTCCGCCGGTTGCACGTTCTCGTCGCCCGTCCCATAGCCTTCGACCAACACGTGGGCGTTCGCCCCGGATATGCCGAAGGCGCTGACCCCCGCGCGATGCGTCCGGCCGGGATGGACCGGCCAGTCCACCGCTTCTGACGTCACCCGCACGGGAAGCCGGTCCCAGTCCACGTTAGGGTTTGGTTTCTCGAAATGCAGTTGTTTCGGGATACGTCTGTGGCGAATTGCCATGACCACCTTGATCAGTCCGGCGAGGCCGGCGGCGGACTCGAGATGGCCGATATTGGTCTTCACCGATCCGACCAGGAGCGGCCGGTCCGGCGCGCGTCCCCTGCCGTAAACCGCGGCGGCCGCCTGCACCTCGATCGAGTCGCCCAGCGCCGAACCGGCGCCGTGGGCCTCCAGATAGTCCACTTCCGCGGGATCGACGCCCGCCTGCGCCAGCGCGTCCTCGATCACCCGTTCCTGCGCCGGACCATTGGGCACCGTGGGCCCCGCGGTCGCACCGTTCTGGTTGACCGCCGAACCCCGGATGACGCCCCAGATGCGGTCGCCGTCCGCCTGGGCCGCGCTCAATCGTTTCAACACGACCACGGCGCAGCCTTCGCCTCTAACGAAACCGTCTGCTTTGGCGTCGAAGGCGTAGCAACGACCTTTATTGGACAGCATGCCCAGGTAGGCCATTTCCGACGTGATATCGGGGGACAGCACCGTATTTACCGCTCCTGCCAAGGCCATATCCACTTCTCCTAGACGAAGGCTGGCCACGGCCTGGTGCACGGCAAACAGGGCCGACGCACAATTCAGTTCCAGAGGTACCGAGGGACCTTCCAGGCCCAACAAGAAGGAAATCCGGCTTACTGTCAGGCTTCTGGCCGTACCCAGGAAATTGACGCCGCCTCCCCGGTTCTTCATCAGATCACGATACTCGCTGGAAGATACACCCGTGTACACCCCCGTACGCGAACCTCGGAGCCGATCCGGATTGATTCCCGCGTCATCGATCGCGTGCCAACTCGTCTCCAGCAGGAGCCGCTGCTGGGGATCCATGCTGCGCGCTTCCAGTGGCGATACCCTGAAGAACCTCGCATCGAACTGGTCTATGTCGTCTATGAACCCAGCGCGACGCCAACCTTCGTCGCCCTGGTCCAGCCCATCCGGCGATACACTCGCCGATCCAGTGTCGGGACGCACGTCTGTGACGGCATCCGTACCTTCTTCCAGCATGCTCCAGAAGGCATTCAGGTCCGGCGCGCCGGGAAAACGGCACGCCATGCCGATGATGGCAATGCCTTCGTTTTCGGTCCGAGCCACGGCGCCGCTTGCGGGCCCGGTGGGTGCAAGCGGGGCAGCAGAGGCACTGCTCTCCTGCCTGGCGGGCGCATCCGGTGCGGCGATAGCAAAGCGGCCGGATCCGGCAGGCGCTTCCGAACCCGCGGCTTCGCTTCCGCTGCCGCCGCCGGATCCAGGATCGCCGCTTTCCAATTCCGCGTCGCCGATCTCGTCCATCAGGTGGGTGGCGAGAGACGAGATATCCGGATAGTCGAAGACAAGGGTGTTGGGCGCCGTGTAGCTGCCCGAAAGTGCGCGGTTCAACCGGTTCCTCAGCTCGACCGCCATCAGCGAATCCATGCCGAGGTCGAAAAACCCCACGGTAGGCGCGGGGGTGGACGACAACCGAAGCACCGACTGCACTTCCCCTTGCAGAAAGGAAACCAACACATTCTCCCGCTCCGCGGATGGTGTGTTCCGCAGGCGGGTCAGGACGTCGTCCGAGGAGGATTCCGGCGCCTCTTCCGCCGCCTCCTGGGCTGCCGCAAGCAGGTCCTCGAGCAAGGGCGGCCGGCTTTCCGCCGCTTCTTCGAACACGGCCCAGTCCATCGCCATGACCACGGAATGAGTCCCGTCCTGCCGGACCAGCCGGTCCAGCGCCCTCAGGCCCTGCTGCGGGGTAAACCAGCGGCCGCCGAGGGCCGCGCGCTGGCTTTCGATCCGTTCCTTCTGCTCCGCCGCCTCGCCGATCTCCGACCAGGCGCCCCAGGCGATGGCCTGGCCCGGAAGCCCCAGTGCCCGCCGGTGGCCGGCCAACTGGTCCAGGAACGCGTTGGCCATGGCGTGGTTCGCCTGGCCCGGGTTGCCCATGACGCCGACTCGGCTCGAGAAGAGCACGAACAGATCCAGGTCCCGGTCCCGGGTTGCCTGGTGCAGATGCCAGGCGCCCAGTATCTTGGGCCGCAACACGGTCTCGAAGTTCTCCCAGCGCTGGTTCCCCAGCGCGCCGTCCGACAGCACGCCTACACTGTGGATCACCCCACCCAGGGGAGGCAGTTCCCGGTCCATGCGCTCGAGCATCGCGTCCACCGCGTCCAGGTCGGTCACGTCCGCCAGTTCCACCTTTACCGTTGCACCCCGCTCACGGAGTTCCTGTATGGCTTCTTCGGCTTCCGCGTCCGGCTGGCGACGGCCGTTAAGCACGATCGTGCCGGCGCCGCGGTCCGCGAGCCAGCCGGCCACCGCGCAACCGATGCCGCCCAGTCCCCCCGTCACCAGGTAGGTGCGGTCCTTCTTCAATCGGCCTGTGACCAGCGGGGGCGGCGTCACGACGATCTTTCCGAGATGGCGGGCGGACCGCATGAAGGACAGGGCGGCGCCCGCTTCGGCCAGGGGCCAGCGGCTGTGGATGATGGGTTTGAGTTCTCCCGAAACCATGCGTGCCATGATTCCTCTGAGGACGCGGCCGACCCAGGCGGGATCCGTCTTCTTCAGTACATCCAGTTCCAGGATGTCGTAGGCCACGTCGGGACGGAGCGCGGCCATCTCGTCCCCGGTCAGGATGTCGCGACGGGCCATCTCCACGAATCGGCCATCGGGCTTGAGGCAGGACAGGCTGGCGTCGATGAACCCCTCGCCCGTCAGGCTGTTCAGGACCACGTCCACCCCTTCGCCATCCGTGGCTTCGAGGATCTCCGCTCCGAATGCCGTCGTGCGGCTGTCGTAAATGTGTTCAACGCCCAGCGAACGGAGATAGGCCTGCTTCGGGGCGCTTGCCGTGGCATGGACCTCGGCCCCCGCGGCCTGAACCAGCTGGACGGCCGCCAGGCCCACCCCGCCGGCGCCGGCGTGAATGAGCACTTTTTCTCCCGCCTCGAGTCCCGAGTACTCGAAGGAAAGCGCGGCGGATACGAAGGCGCTGGGCACCGTGGCGAGCCCGGAGACGGAGAACCCCTCCGGTGCGGGCGCTACGAGGTCCCCATGGGTGATCATAAGCGGCGCGAAGGCGCCGAAGCCCAGTCCCACTACGTGATCGCCCACGGAGACGGACGATACTTCGTCGCCCACCTCGGTAATCACGCCGCACATCTCCCGGCCCAGGAGCCCCTCTTCGATGAAACCGAGGGACCGGAATACATCCCAGAAATTGAGTCCTGCCGCCTCGACGGCGACCCGGACTTCCCGGGGTTCGAGCGGGCGCGGCGGGAGCGGCTGTACAAAGGGTTGGTCGAACACGCCCGCAGGGTCGGGCGCCAGCACCCATTCCTGGTCTTCCGGAAAGTCCAGGCGGTCGGATCCGTCTCCCATGTGAACCAGCCGTGCCACCATGCGGCCTTCCCGCCGGTAGACGATGTGGTTCTCATCGTCCGGATACATGAGTTCATTGACGAGATCGGGATCCGGCGCGAGCTCCGCGGGGTCCAGATCCAGCATCCGTGGTTGCAGATGGGGCGCTTCGCGGGCCACCCCCTTGCCGAAGCCCCAAAGGGCGGCGCCCGCCAGTTCACCGCCGAGTTCCCGTTCCAGCACTTGGGATCCGCGGGTAACGAACCAGACGCCCCTGGTCGGGGTCGAATCGGTGTCGATCAATCCCTGCACGAGGGCGAGGGCGCTGGCTCCGGCACGCTGCACTTCCGCGGCCAGTTCTAGCGTGGCGGCCTGCGCACCGGGGCCATCCAGGCCGGCCAGATGTGCAATGCCGCTGAACGGTACGTCCTGCGGCAGGCCTTCGATCAGCGTTCGCCACGATTCGCGTTGCCCCCATTCCACGGCGGTCCTGACGATACCCGGGCCGGTTGCGGCAGGCTGACCGTCCGCTGCATCGCCGTCCCGCACCAGGTAGACCGTCTGGTTCCGTGCCGCCAGCGCGGACGCGAGTTCCGCTGCCCGTCCCGCCCGGTCCTCGGTGAGGATCCACGCGCCGGAAGGCTCGGACACCTTCGCCGGGCCCTGGGCCACGATCACGCCTTTGTCCAGGATCGTGGATGCGTCCGATGTATCCGGTCCGTCGGGTCCCAGCACTTCCGCTTCCGCGAATCCCGCGTCGCCAAGAGCCTGCTTCCATACGTCGGGCCCTGCCAGCGCGTGGTGGGGCCGGTAATCGTCGGCGAACCGCCACCAGCCGTCGAGCTGTCCGAAAGTCAGGTCCATCCAACCCAGTCCGCTGAGGTTCTCGAGGGCAATCAGATGGCCGGACGGCGCGAGCAGATCCCTGCAGTGACCGAGGGTCTCTGTCAGGTACCGTGTCGCGTGCAGTACATTCGACGCGATCAGCAGGTCGTAACCATGGGGTTCGAATCCCTGCTCGATCGGATCCTTCTCGATATCCAGCGGGCGATATTCGATGGCTCCGCTACGGTCGCCGAACCGGGCTTCCGCCTCGGAGAAGAAGCCCGCGGAGATATCCGTGTAGGTGTATACGAATCGGCCATCCGGAAGCTCGGGCAACACGGACGCGGTCGCGGACCCCGTGCCGGCCCCGACTTCGATCACCCTGAGGCGCCGTCCATCCGGCAGTGTGGTCACGAGGGCCTGCACCGCCTCCGTGAGCATCCTGTTCGCGGCCCGCGCGACGGGCGCTTTCAGATATAGATCGCCCGCCGTCGGTTCTCCGCTGCTGAACAGGAGGGTCAGCGGGTCCTCTTTTCCACGAAGCACCTCCGCCAGGGCGAGGCCGGACCGCAGGAACAGCCCGATCTCGATCTGGCCCTGGTCATACCTGTCCTTCATCCAGTCGGCGAAGGCCTCGAGGTCGGCGGGCATGTGTCCAGGGAGCGGATCCTCCGGACCCACAACCACGCGGAATCCGTCGTCCCGCTCCTCCATTACGCCGGATCTGGCAAGCATCTCGAAGAGCCGGCGAAAGAGGCGGGTGTGTTCGGGCAGGACGCCCAGCGCCTGCCGGAGATCGTCGGGATCCACCACCACGCCCTTCTCACGCTGCCATCCCAGTTCTTCCAGCGACGCGAGTGCGCGGGACCGCGACCATCGCTCCAGGTCCGCCAGCAGGGCGTTCCGGTTCTCCGGATCCACGCCGGCGTCGGTCAGGTAGTCCGTAAACGACTGTGCGTTGCCCGCGATCTCCGACGGACTCGGGAAGAAGTCCGCCGCTTCGATACCCGGGGCCAGGGGGCGCTCGCGCCAAACGACCTCGTACAGCAGGTCATTCACGCCCTCGACCGCCGCCAGTAGGGCCGCCCGGGTCGCCCGTTTCACCGTGTATCCACTCAGGCGGCCGACCAGGGCGCCGTTCGGATCGTAAATCCGCATCTCGCCGCTCAGTACTTTCGGCGTCTCGTCCGGGTTCGCCTCGGCGCCGCGCGAGGATTCGCCCAGCAGCACGTGACAGACCACCCGGTCCGGCAGCGGCCCCGCCAGCCACATCCGCTCCCAGCCGAAGGGCAGGTAGGTCGCTCCGCCTTCGGTCTCCGCCACGTTCCGCGCAACGCCCATGACCTGGAAGCATCCGTCGAGGACGAGCGGATGCACGTCCAACCCGTCCCTGTCGTGGGGTTCCGTTAAAGATACCTCCGCCACCGCCTCGCCCGGCCGGGACCATGCGTTACCGAGCGTGCGGAAGCTGGGACCGAGATCGACCCCCGTACTCGCACGGTGGCGATAGTAGCCCGCGACGTCCACGGGCGAGAGTCCGTCTTTCAGCGCTTCCAGGTCGACCTGCCGGTCAACCCGGCCGGACTGGCCGGACTGGGCGCCTGGACCGATCGGGCCGTCTCCCGGATCGGGGGCGCCCGATGAGATGTGCCCTTCTACGTGGACCGTCCATTCTTCTTCGTTCCCCTTGCTGTAGATCTGCAGGCCTCTGGATGCATCCGGTTTCACCGTATCGATCACGACCTGAACCCGTCGTCCGTTCTCGGCCCCTTCTCCGTCTTCGAAGACCATCGCGTTGTGTAACTGCATGTCTTCCAAAACCATCGGACCGCTTCCTTCAAGCATCGATACGGCACAGGCCATGGAACCGTACAGGGCGCCTGGAGCCAGGACGCGGTTGAAAACGCGGTGGTCGCTCAGCCAGGATGGATCCGTGGGGAAGATCTCCGTTTCGAACGTGATCTCGCCGCGGGCGGACTCGTGACGGTCTCCCAGCAGGGGATGGCCAGCGCCGCTCCGACGTTGCTTCGGCGCTTCGACCCAGTGCCGCTGGCGTTGGAACGGGTACCCCGGCAACGAGATTCTCCGCCTGGATTCCCCGGCGAAGAGTCCTTCGAATCGTATCGGCAGGCCGGCCTCATACGCCGCCGCCACTGCGTTTACGAGACTGCCCACTTCCGGTATCGGCGAATCATCGGAGGGACGGGTGAGACTGGGGAGCACTTTGGGCGCCGGTGTCTGCGGAGTTTCCGGCCAGGCCGAGACGGTTAGGGGAGCCAGGATCGCATGCGGACCGATCTCGACGACCAGGTCCACGCCGAGGGCGGCCAGGGTGCCGACACTCCGGGCAAAGGCCACGGGTTCCCGGGCGTGCCGTGTCCAGTAGGCCCCGTCGAACAGGTGATCGGAAGCTACTTCCCGTCCGGTCAGATTGCTCACCACGGGAATCGACGGGGTACCGATGGCCACCCCGTCCAGTGAGGATTCCAGCGCGTCCAGGGCCGGTTCCACCAGCGCGCTGTGGAAGGCCCTGGTGGTATTCAGCCGTCTTGCGCGGATCCCCGCCGACTCGAAGTGTCTCATGACGGCTTCGACGCCCGGGACCGTTCCGCTTACCACCTGGTGCGACCCGTTGTCCGCCGAGATATTGCACCCGATTCCGCCGGCCGCTTCGATATCGCCGGCCGTTTCGGCACTGCCGGACGCCCCGTTCAGGGCTTCCAGTTCGGCTGCGACCCGTTCCGCGGGCGCAAAAACCGCGGCCATGGCACCTTCTTCGGTACCGGACAGCAAGGTGCCCCGCGTGGCGGCGAACTTCATCCCGTCTTCCAGGCCGAATACTCCCGCGGCATGCGCCGCGGCCAGTTCGCCGACGCTGTGGCCCATGACCACGGCCGGCTGCACGCCAACGCTCGACCAGAGTGCCGTCAGCGCACATTCCAATGCGAAAAGCGCCGGTTGCTCCCAGGCCGTGTCGTTCAGCGGTCCTGCCGCTTCGTTACGGCCGAACATCACATCCAGCAGCGAGGTCCCGCGGACCTCCTGGAACACCGCTTCACAGCGGTCCAGTACCGCACGGGCTACGGGTTCCTGTTCGTAGAGCGCCTGGCCCATGCCGACCCACTGGCTTCCCTGCCCGGTGTAGACGAACGCGACCTTCGCCGGTTTCAGGGCATGCTCGATCGGGCCGGCTTCGGTCAGTTCGGTGAGCCGTTCCCGCAATGAACCGATGTCATGGAAGGCAAC includes these proteins:
- a CDS encoding SDR family NAD(P)-dependent oxidoreductase, with the translated sequence MIMSIETSPRASEKAAGRSGDTTKGNAVHEQSIAIIGMACRFPGAPDLDSFWRLLEAGGNAVTEGVPGSGNGRIGTLFPEGAVISDGCRYGAFVDDIDQFDESFFRISPVEAQLLDPQQRMTLETSWQALEDAGIDPDSLKGSRTGVYTGISNDEYRMLVLESTRPADAASCLYALSGTNLNGTCGRVAFVLGLMGPVKAVDAACASSLVSIHDAVSDLQHGKADLALAGGVQALLNPRIYELRADSMMLSPDGQCKTFDASANGYVRGEGCGVVVLKRLSEAEAAGDRIWGVIRGSAINHGGASTGLTVPHTPALIRVIEDALDQAGISPTDVEYLEAHGTGTTVGDPIEIDAVSEVYCRGRDADHPLLTGSVKTNLGHLESAAGVAGLIKAALVVKHGVIPKHLHFHDPNPGIDWDNLPIRVTTEMMDWPRTDGRTRMAGVNSFGISGTNAHIVVEEYRTPDEAGDGGHEAAGSPVAVAASLPESVADAPVPSDDLGQRKTRLLPLSGKSESALRELAGRYLSWLDQRTGRTEESHPVDSDGEAGLEGCLLDMAWTSGVGRSHFDHRTGVAFHDIGSLRERLTELTEAGPIEHALKPAKVAFVYTGQGSQWVGMGQALYEQEPVARAVLDRCEAVFQEVRGTSLLDVMFGRNEAAGPLNDTAWEQPALFALECALTALWSSVGVQPAVVMGHSVGELAAAHAAGVFGLEDGMKFAATRGTLLSGTEEGAMAAVFAPAERVAAELEALNGASGSAETAGDIEAAGGIGCNISADNGSHQVVSGTVPGVEAVMRHFESAGIRARRLNTTRAFHSALVEPALDALESSLDGVAIGTPSIPVVSNLTGREVASDHLFDGAYWTRHAREPVAFARSVGTLAALGVDLVVEIGPHAILAPLTVSAWPETPQTPAPKVLPSLTRPSDDSPIPEVGSLVNAVAAAYEAGLPIRFEGLFAGESRRRISLPGYPFQRQRHWVEAPKQRRSGAGHPLLGDRHESARGEITFETEIFPTDPSWLSDHRVFNRVLAPGALYGSMACAVSMLEGSGPMVLEDMQLHNAMVFEDGEGAENGRRVQVVIDTVKPDASRGLQIYSKGNEEEWTVHVEGHISSGAPDPGDGPIGPGAQSGQSGRVDRQVDLEALKDGLSPVDVAGYYRHRASTGVDLGPSFRTLGNAWSRPGEAVAEVSLTEPHDRDGLDVHPLVLDGCFQVMGVARNVAETEGGATYLPFGWERMWLAGPLPDRVVCHVLLGESSRGAEANPDETPKVLSGEMRIYDPNGALVGRLSGYTVKRATRAALLAAVEGVNDLLYEVVWRERPLAPGIEAADFFPSPSEIAGNAQSFTDYLTDAGVDPENRNALLADLERWSRSRALASLEELGWQREKGVVVDPDDLRQALGVLPEHTRLFRRLFEMLARSGVMEERDDGFRVVVGPEDPLPGHMPADLEAFADWMKDRYDQGQIEIGLFLRSGLALAEVLRGKEDPLTLLFSSGEPTAGDLYLKAPVARAANRMLTEAVQALVTTLPDGRRLRVIEVGAGTGSATASVLPELPDGRFVYTYTDISAGFFSEAEARFGDRSGAIEYRPLDIEKDPIEQGFEPHGYDLLIASNVLHATRYLTETLGHCRDLLAPSGHLIALENLSGLGWMDLTFGQLDGWWRFADDYRPHHALAGPDVWKQALGDAGFAEAEVLGPDGPDTSDASTILDKGVIVAQGPAKVSEPSGAWILTEDRAGRAAELASALAARNQTVYLVRDGDAADGQPAATGPGIVRTAVEWGQRESWRTLIEGLPQDVPFSGIAHLAGLDGPGAQAATLELAAEVQRAGASALALVQGLIDTDSTPTRGVWFVTRGSQVLERELGGELAGAALWGFGKGVAREAPHLQPRMLDLDPAELAPDPDLVNELMYPDDENHIVYRREGRMVARLVHMGDGSDRLDFPEDQEWVLAPDPAGVFDQPFVQPLPPRPLEPREVRVAVEAAGLNFWDVFRSLGFIEEGLLGREMCGVITEVGDEVSSVSVGDHVVGLGFGAFAPLMITHGDLVAPAPEGFSVSGLATVPSAFVSAALSFEYSGLEAGEKVLIHAGAGGVGLAAVQLVQAAGAEVHATASAPKQAYLRSLGVEHIYDSRTTAFGAEILEATDGEGVDVVLNSLTGEGFIDASLSCLKPDGRFVEMARRDILTGDEMAALRPDVAYDILELDVLKKTDPAWVGRVLRGIMARMVSGELKPIIHSRWPLAEAGAALSFMRSARHLGKIVVTPPPLVTGRLKKDRTYLVTGGLGGIGCAVAGWLADRGAGTIVLNGRRQPDAEAEEAIQELRERGATVKVELADVTDLDAVDAMLERMDRELPPLGGVIHSVGVLSDGALGNQRWENFETVLRPKILGAWHLHQATRDRDLDLFVLFSSRVGVMGNPGQANHAMANAFLDQLAGHRRALGLPGQAIAWGAWSEIGEAAEQKERIESQRAALGGRWFTPQQGLRALDRLVRQDGTHSVVMAMDWAVFEEAAESRPPLLEDLLAAAQEAAEEAPESSSDDVLTRLRNTPSAERENVLVSFLQGEVQSVLRLSSTPAPTVGFFDLGMDSLMAVELRNRLNRALSGSYTAPNTLVFDYPDISSLATHLMDEIGDAELESGDPGSGGGSGSEAAGSEAPAGSGRFAIAAPDAPARQESSASAAPLAPTGPASGAVARTENEGIAIIGMACRFPGAPDLNAFWSMLEEGTDAVTDVRPDTGSASVSPDGLDQGDEGWRRAGFIDDIDQFDARFFRVSPLEARSMDPQQRLLLETSWHAIDDAGINPDRLRGSRTGVYTGVSSSEYRDLMKNRGGGVNFLGTARSLTVSRISFLLGLEGPSVPLELNCASALFAVHQAVASLRLGEVDMALAGAVNTVLSPDITSEMAYLGMLSNKGRCYAFDAKADGFVRGEGCAVVVLKRLSAAQADGDRIWGVIRGSAVNQNGATAGPTVPNGPAQERVIEDALAQAGVDPAEVDYLEAHGAGSALGDSIEVQAAAAVYGRGRAPDRPLLVGSVKTNIGHLESAAGLAGLIKVVMAIRHRRIPKQLHFEKPNPNVDWDRLPVRVTSEAVDWPVHPGRTHRAGVSAFGISGANAHVLVEGYGTGDENVQPAETEIEAAGAPQTVALKLPPGVPEPQRDNERPVERTYRLLPLSGKNPAALRELAGSYLSWLDRNLPAGSGAESEEEFLADMAWTASMGRSHFNCRNGVVFRSVATLREGLEELASNEASLDSVESNSINVAAAAPKVAFVYDSWDDGWRDIGKRLYDSEPVVRGVLDHCEALFRGETDVSLLNPLFDEEGAEHPIDDPAWADPAAYALQCAITALWSSLDVRPSAVCGRNVGEIAAAQAAGAFTLDEGLRIALARGEIARTMDMGRDVSAAAEASKTRLDEISVSTPSLTIISGATGERVGSAEMADLDRWVHRTVEGEGSHDGQVSSQGSGQGSGQGSGASARNLAGLAVNTLIEIGPVSKIAAGITEAWPEKPADEAAAAPVLFGSLAHAADEIDEEEIDGFLQAVKTAYD